In Salinirussus salinus, the following proteins share a genomic window:
- a CDS encoding DUF7346 family protein, producing MRTVEDDAGDRYILLKESGESSLVRDPESGERRHIANEALEPVAGESPLSTAAGAVPASVRTLLTAVPDERALGLLLELEERGPLGVRALLEYDLCESDLHGLLAEFRAAGLVTETEVAGERGYETTERASEGLARLR from the coding sequence ATGCGGACCGTCGAGGACGACGCCGGCGACCGGTACATCCTTCTGAAGGAGTCGGGCGAGTCGAGTCTCGTCCGGGACCCCGAGTCGGGCGAGCGTCGCCACATCGCCAACGAGGCCCTGGAGCCGGTGGCGGGGGAGTCGCCGCTGTCGACCGCCGCCGGTGCGGTCCCGGCGTCCGTCCGGACGCTTCTGACGGCCGTCCCCGACGAGCGGGCGCTGGGCCTCCTGCTGGAACTCGAGGAGCGTGGCCCCCTCGGCGTTCGCGCGCTGCTGGAGTACGACCTCTGCGAGAGTGACCTCCACGGCCTGCTGGCGGAGTTCCGGGCGGCCGGGCTCGTGACCGAGACGGAGGTCGCCGGCGAGCGGGGGTACGAGACGACCGAACGGGCCAGCGAGGGGCTGGCCCGCCTGCGCTGA
- a CDS encoding DUF7322 domain-containing protein, with the protein MPDDEGTDGEEEGSPGDWQAVEQRYDAEPDPEEFEPGNLGPEIPEAPDLTEVEASSEVRYRFWALVMVFNVALLAASVGVMFVAFQGEWELGGQLTLAGLALFGFGYYRYRQTKAVLAEKGEEEQGESEGSDRNG; encoded by the coding sequence GTGCCGGACGACGAGGGAACCGACGGCGAGGAAGAGGGCTCGCCCGGCGACTGGCAGGCGGTCGAGCAGCGGTACGACGCCGAACCCGACCCCGAGGAGTTCGAGCCCGGCAACCTCGGCCCGGAGATCCCCGAGGCGCCGGACCTGACGGAGGTCGAAGCCAGCTCCGAGGTCCGGTACCGCTTCTGGGCGCTCGTGATGGTGTTCAACGTCGCCCTCCTGGCGGCGAGCGTGGGCGTGATGTTCGTCGCCTTCCAGGGCGAATGGGAGCTCGGCGGACAGCTGACACTCGCCGGCCTCGCGCTCTTCGGGTTCGGCTACTACCGCTACCGGCAGACCAAGGCCGTCCTCGCCGAAAAGGGTGAAGAGGAGCAAGGCGAGAGCGAGGGGAGCGACCGGAACGGCTAA
- a CDS encoding DNA polymerase domain-containing protein → MDQSDLTSWEDGERPAAEAEAVAGNGGTDADLVDTAEHRYPDADGTVEFAVAQVDYTVEGRGDDEYPVMHVFGRTADLDPVHVQVEEFRPYFYAPVDSVTEGELRQYDRITGWEYEDDDGDPYESIRGEKLVKVFGQTPRDVGQMRDDFEHYEADILFPNRFLIDKDITSGVRVPRREDGDRLRVHHEEVEPVEVDAEPRVNTFDIEVDDRSGFPEDGEEPIICLTSHDSYDDEYIVWLYQSPEGVDGPEALEGYDPIEGDFEADVRTFGTEEAMLGSFLNYIEGTDPDILTGWNFTDFDAPYLIDRLDVLADRNDTDHDLSYDRLSRVDEVWRSDWQGPDVKGRVVFDLLYAYQRTKFTELDSYRLDDVGERELGVGKERYAGDIGDLWEQEPERLLEYNLRDVELCVELDRDQDIVAFWNEVRQFVGCKLEDATTPGDAVDMYVLHKLHDEYALPSKGQQDSEDYEGGAVFDPITGVRENVTVLDLKCFSSDTEVLTPEGPRDITDIQVGDPVYTLNPDTFECEVKPVAETHEYENEFGELHHLSGNTHDLKITENHRFLVSSQRGWDEQSPGDFEFAEYRNIPEYERFAFPQHEPMDGRRPETFDFVSRVEEGQVVAYSDDDLRRFRNRMPESVTESLDLAHGTSEAAGLQQKVGKYLIPLSVYRSNREVIDEHADDVFLKYDRQHRETPLAFEMENWLAFLGWFVTEGSTDADNGRLTLHQRDPDGREVIRSLLDRMGINYSTDDRGINVSNQLLVDWLENNCGDGYAEKRLPDWLFDLDGELLSVLLETVVDGDGSRTDSGLRKFWTKSDVLKDDIVDISVRCGHKPTVTKESDGTWYVSIGKRGSFKKETNATVEEHDGTVHCITAEDNHVVMAGRNGHFQWVGQSLYPMCMVTTNASPETKVDPDSYDGETYRAPNGTHFRKEPDGAIREMVDELLAERDEKKSLRDDHDPEDPAYEQYDRQQAAVKVIMNCFTPDTEVLTPEGVRNIRALDVGDEVYSLDPETMEMEVKPVVETHAYPDYDGELVDIETSKIDFSVTPNHRMLVRKNETNGVTEDRYRFVEAGELDDTTNYELPHDWDGPDGERLEAVDFTDYASEYEVWVRPSVHGHTFAAELGYYPDKVLKNDIGEEGYVFGPEEFEEHRPYIEEIAERTYVHAESGRKWVPRTFDADDFLDLLAWYITEGNVYTSETREFGEKTRGSATTVKIAQNTPETNIAADGGSHAEIGALLDRMGFDYYVDDRSYQFTSKLVGDLLRDLCGDGSHEKRVPEFVFDLCRSQKRRFLETLIDGDGDRQPNSWRYTTASDQLRDDVLRLCAHLGLTANYNRDSGTWRIYVTEDSKNTLRMHRSADRSKAADGVYCVTVEDNHTLLAGRNGKFQFVGQSLYGVLGWDRFRLYDKEMGAAVTATGREVIEYTDEVVANEGYEVVYGDTDSVMLQLGDISVEDVDGPVEVTDEMREKHPEMAEEELETIAATIRKGFELEDVINSSYDEFALERLNAESHRFEIEFEKLYRRFFQAGKKKRYAGHIVWKEGKDVDDIDITGFEYQRSDIAPITKEVQKGVIDMIVMGEDPEAVKSYLHDVIQDFRAGNVDLDDVGIPGGIGKRLDNYDTDTAQVRGAKYANAVLGTNFQRGSKPKRLYLDRVHSDFWERIEREEGLDPSTDPVYGAFRRDPDVICFEYPDQIPEEFEVDWDKMLDKTLKGPIERIIEALGISWEEVKTGQEQTGLGSFM, encoded by the coding sequence ATGGACCAGTCCGACCTCACCTCGTGGGAGGACGGCGAGCGGCCGGCCGCCGAGGCCGAGGCTGTCGCCGGTAACGGGGGGACCGACGCCGACCTGGTCGACACCGCCGAGCACCGCTATCCCGACGCCGACGGCACTGTGGAGTTCGCGGTCGCACAGGTCGACTACACCGTCGAGGGCCGCGGCGACGACGAGTACCCCGTGATGCACGTCTTCGGGCGGACCGCCGACCTGGACCCGGTCCACGTCCAGGTCGAGGAGTTCCGCCCCTACTTCTACGCGCCGGTCGACTCCGTCACGGAAGGCGAGCTCCGCCAGTACGACCGCATCACCGGGTGGGAGTACGAGGACGACGACGGCGACCCCTACGAATCCATTCGGGGGGAGAAACTCGTGAAGGTCTTCGGCCAGACGCCGCGGGACGTCGGCCAGATGCGCGACGACTTCGAGCACTACGAGGCGGACATCCTCTTTCCCAACCGGTTTCTGATAGACAAGGACATCACCAGCGGCGTCCGGGTCCCCCGCCGCGAGGACGGCGACCGGCTCCGGGTCCACCACGAGGAGGTCGAGCCCGTGGAGGTCGACGCCGAACCCCGGGTCAACACCTTCGACATCGAGGTCGACGACCGCTCGGGGTTCCCGGAGGACGGCGAGGAGCCGATCATCTGTCTCACCTCGCACGACTCCTACGACGACGAGTACATCGTCTGGCTCTACCAGTCGCCGGAGGGCGTCGACGGGCCGGAGGCACTCGAGGGGTACGACCCCATCGAGGGCGACTTCGAGGCCGACGTCCGCACCTTCGGGACGGAGGAGGCGATGCTCGGCTCCTTCCTGAACTACATCGAGGGGACGGACCCGGACATCCTGACGGGGTGGAACTTCACCGACTTCGACGCCCCCTACCTCATCGACCGGCTGGACGTCCTGGCCGACCGGAACGACACGGACCACGACCTCTCCTACGACCGCCTCTCCCGGGTCGACGAGGTGTGGCGGAGCGACTGGCAGGGCCCCGATGTCAAGGGTCGGGTCGTCTTCGACCTCCTCTATGCCTACCAGCGCACGAAGTTCACGGAACTGGACTCCTACCGGCTGGACGACGTCGGTGAGCGCGAACTCGGCGTCGGCAAGGAGCGGTACGCCGGCGACATCGGCGACCTCTGGGAGCAGGAGCCCGAGCGGCTGCTGGAGTACAACCTCCGCGACGTGGAGCTGTGTGTCGAACTGGACCGCGACCAGGACATCGTCGCCTTCTGGAACGAGGTCCGCCAGTTCGTCGGCTGCAAGCTCGAGGACGCCACCACCCCAGGCGACGCTGTCGACATGTACGTGCTGCACAAACTGCACGACGAGTACGCCCTCCCCTCGAAAGGGCAACAGGACAGCGAGGACTACGAGGGCGGCGCGGTCTTCGACCCGATCACCGGCGTGCGCGAGAACGTCACCGTGCTCGACCTGAAATGTTTCAGTAGCGACACTGAGGTGCTGACTCCGGAGGGTCCACGCGACATTACTGACATCCAGGTCGGAGACCCGGTCTACACGCTCAACCCGGACACCTTCGAGTGCGAGGTGAAACCCGTCGCCGAGACGCACGAGTACGAGAACGAATTCGGTGAGCTTCACCACCTCTCGGGCAACACACACGACTTGAAGATCACCGAGAATCATCGGTTCCTCGTTTCCAGCCAGCGCGGGTGGGACGAGCAGTCACCCGGCGACTTCGAGTTCGCGGAGTACCGGAACATTCCGGAGTACGAGCGCTTCGCGTTCCCACAGCACGAGCCGATGGATGGCCGTCGTCCGGAGACATTTGATTTCGTCAGCCGGGTTGAGGAGGGACAGGTCGTCGCCTATTCCGACGACGACTTGCGCCGGTTCAGAAACCGGATGCCCGAGTCAGTTACCGAGTCGCTGGACCTCGCACACGGTACGTCGGAAGCGGCCGGACTGCAGCAGAAAGTCGGAAAGTATCTCATTCCCCTGTCAGTCTACCGTTCCAACCGCGAGGTCATCGACGAACACGCCGACGACGTGTTTCTCAAATACGACAGACAGCACCGCGAGACTCCACTTGCGTTCGAGATGGAGAACTGGCTTGCGTTTCTCGGCTGGTTCGTTACGGAGGGCAGTACCGATGCCGACAACGGGCGACTGACGCTGCATCAGAGGGACCCCGATGGCCGGGAGGTGATCCGGTCGTTGCTCGACCGGATGGGCATCAACTACAGCACCGACGACCGAGGGATCAACGTCTCGAACCAGCTCCTGGTCGACTGGCTCGAAAATAACTGCGGCGACGGATACGCGGAGAAACGCCTCCCGGACTGGCTGTTCGACCTCGACGGCGAACTGCTGTCGGTCCTGCTCGAAACGGTGGTTGACGGAGACGGCAGTCGGACGGACTCCGGGCTCCGGAAATTCTGGACCAAAAGCGACGTGCTCAAGGACGATATCGTCGATATTTCCGTGCGTTGTGGGCACAAACCGACCGTCACGAAGGAGTCCGACGGCACGTGGTACGTCTCCATCGGCAAGCGCGGTTCGTTCAAAAAAGAGACGAACGCGACGGTCGAAGAACACGACGGGACGGTTCACTGCATCACCGCTGAGGACAACCACGTCGTCATGGCCGGTCGGAATGGCCACTTCCAGTGGGTCGGCCAGTCGCTGTACCCCATGTGCATGGTGACGACCAACGCCAGCCCGGAGACGAAAGTCGACCCCGACTCCTACGACGGCGAGACATACCGCGCACCCAACGGGACACACTTCCGGAAGGAACCGGACGGCGCCATCCGGGAGATGGTCGACGAACTGCTGGCCGAGCGCGACGAGAAAAAGTCCCTGCGGGACGACCACGACCCCGAGGACCCTGCCTACGAGCAGTACGACCGGCAGCAGGCGGCGGTGAAGGTCATCATGAACTGCTTCACGCCGGATACGGAAGTCCTGACGCCAGAGGGTGTCCGGAACATCCGGGCTCTCGACGTCGGGGACGAGGTGTACTCGCTTGATCCGGAGACGATGGAGATGGAGGTGAAGCCGGTCGTCGAGACCCACGCCTACCCCGACTACGACGGGGAACTGGTCGATATCGAGACCAGCAAGATCGACTTCAGCGTGACCCCGAACCACCGGATGCTCGTCCGTAAAAACGAGACGAACGGCGTCACCGAGGACAGGTACCGGTTCGTCGAAGCGGGGGAGTTGGACGACACGACGAACTACGAACTCCCACACGACTGGGACGGGCCGGACGGCGAACGCCTAGAAGCGGTCGACTTTACTGACTACGCCAGCGAGTACGAGGTCTGGGTCCGGCCGTCTGTACATGGCCATACCTTCGCTGCGGAGCTGGGGTACTACCCGGACAAAGTTCTGAAAAACGATATCGGCGAGGAGGGGTACGTGTTTGGACCCGAGGAGTTCGAGGAGCACAGACCGTACATCGAGGAGATAGCCGAGCGGACGTACGTTCACGCGGAATCGGGCCGCAAGTGGGTTCCGCGGACGTTCGATGCCGACGATTTCCTCGACCTGCTCGCGTGGTACATCACCGAAGGGAACGTCTACACGTCCGAGACGAGGGAGTTCGGCGAGAAGACGCGCGGCTCGGCGACGACGGTCAAGATTGCACAGAACACCCCCGAAACGAACATCGCTGCCGACGGAGGCAGCCACGCAGAGATCGGTGCGCTGCTCGACCGCATGGGGTTCGACTACTACGTCGACGACCGGAGCTACCAGTTCACCTCGAAACTCGTGGGTGACCTGCTCCGTGACCTGTGTGGTGACGGAAGTCACGAGAAGCGTGTTCCGGAGTTCGTGTTCGACTTGTGCCGGTCCCAGAAGCGCCGGTTTCTGGAGACGCTCATCGACGGTGACGGGGACCGCCAGCCGAACTCCTGGCGGTACACGACGGCGAGCGACCAGTTGCGCGACGACGTCCTCCGGCTCTGTGCACACCTCGGTCTGACCGCGAACTACAACCGGGACAGCGGGACGTGGCGGATCTACGTCACGGAAGACAGCAAGAACACGCTCCGGATGCACCGGAGTGCCGACCGGAGCAAGGCGGCAGACGGTGTTTACTGTGTGACCGTCGAGGACAACCACACGCTTCTGGCCGGCCGAAACGGCAAATTCCAGTTCGTCGGCCAGTCGCTCTACGGCGTTCTCGGGTGGGACCGGTTCCGGCTCTACGACAAGGAGATGGGTGCTGCTGTCACTGCTACGGGTCGTGAGGTGATCGAGTACACCGACGAAGTCGTCGCAAACGAGGGGTACGAAGTCGTCTACGGTGACACCGACAGCGTTATGTTACAGTTGGGCGACATTTCTGTCGAGGACGTTGACGGCCCGGTCGAAGTTACCGATGAGATGCGGGAGAAACATCCTGAGATGGCCGAGGAGGAACTCGAAACCATTGCCGCAACCATCCGAAAGGGGTTCGAACTCGAGGATGTGATCAACAGTTCCTACGACGAGTTCGCCCTCGAGCGGCTGAACGCCGAGAGCCACCGCTTCGAGATCGAGTTCGAGAAGCTCTACCGGCGGTTCTTCCAGGCGGGGAAGAAGAAGCGGTACGCCGGCCACATCGTCTGGAAGGAGGGCAAAGACGTCGACGACATCGACATCACGGGCTTCGAATATCAACGGTCGGACATCGCGCCCATCACCAAGGAAGTCCAGAAGGGGGTCATCGACATGATCGTGATGGGCGAGGACCCGGAGGCGGTCAAATCGTACCTCCACGACGTGATCCAGGACTTCCGGGCGGGGAACGTCGACCTCGACGACGTGGGCATCCCGGGCGGGATCGGCAAGCGGCTGGACAACTACGACACCGACACCGCGCAGGTCCGGGGCGCGAAGTACGCCAACGCCGTGCTGGGGACGAACTTCCAGCGCGGCTCCAAGCCCAAACGCCTCTACCTCGACCGTGTCCACTCCGATTTCTGGGAGCGCATCGAGCGCGAGGAGGGGCTGGACCCCTCGACGGACCCGGTGTACGGTGCCTTCCGGCGGGACCCCGACGTCATCTGTTTCGAGTACCCGGACCAGATCCCCGAGGAGTTCGAGGTCGACTGGGACAAGATGCTCGACAAGACGCTCAAGGGGCCGATCGAGCGGATCATCGAGGCTCTGGGCATCTCCTGGGAGGAGGTCAAGACCGGCCAGGAACAGACCGGGCTCGGCTCGTTCATGTAA
- a CDS encoding ABC transporter ATP-binding protein has protein sequence MATLEIDNLHAEVAEEGGETILRGVELEVGSNEIHALMGPNGSGKSTLAKVIAGHPAYEVTEGAVRLHLDGDEFEELAEADEDELSWNLLDLEPNERAALGIFLGFQYPAEIEGVTMVNFLRTALNAKLEEREELFEDEEDEEEETDATNEDAAGYDTSPMEGPADEGDVGVAEFQQILQEKMEQLDMDESFASRYLNAGFSGGEKKQNEVLQAAVLEPEIAVLDEIDSGLDIDRLQDVSNGINALRDEQGAGILQITHYQRILDYVEPDHVHVMLDGQVATSGGPELAEKLEDEGYDWVREEAVEAA, from the coding sequence ATGGCAACACTCGAAATCGACAATCTGCACGCGGAAGTCGCCGAGGAGGGTGGCGAGACGATCCTCCGTGGTGTCGAGCTGGAAGTCGGGAGCAACGAGATCCACGCCCTGATGGGCCCCAACGGCAGCGGGAAGTCGACGCTGGCGAAAGTGATCGCCGGCCACCCCGCCTACGAGGTGACCGAGGGGGCGGTCCGCCTGCACCTCGACGGCGACGAGTTCGAGGAGCTGGCCGAGGCCGACGAAGACGAGCTCTCGTGGAACCTGCTCGACCTCGAACCGAACGAGCGTGCGGCGCTGGGCATCTTCCTCGGATTCCAGTACCCCGCAGAGATCGAGGGCGTGACGATGGTGAACTTCCTCCGGACGGCGCTCAACGCCAAACTCGAGGAGCGCGAGGAGCTGTTCGAGGACGAGGAGGATGAGGAGGAGGAAACCGACGCCACCAACGAGGACGCCGCCGGCTACGACACCTCCCCGATGGAGGGCCCCGCCGACGAGGGCGACGTCGGCGTCGCCGAGTTCCAGCAGATCCTCCAGGAGAAGATGGAGCAACTCGACATGGACGAGTCCTTCGCGAGCCGGTATCTGAACGCCGGCTTCTCCGGCGGCGAGAAGAAACAGAACGAGGTGCTCCAGGCTGCGGTGCTGGAGCCCGAGATCGCGGTGCTGGACGAGATCGACTCGGGGCTGGACATCGACCGGCTCCAGGACGTCTCCAACGGGATCAACGCCCTGCGCGACGAGCAGGGCGCCGGCATCCTCCAGATCACCCACTACCAGCGGATCCTCGACTACGTCGAGCCCGACCACGTCCACGTGATGCTCGACGGGCAGGTCGCAACGAGCGGCGGTCCGGAGCTGGCCGAGAAGCTCGAGGACGAGGGGTACGACTGGGTCCGCGAGGAGGCCGTCGAGGCCGCATGA
- the sufB gene encoding Fe-S cluster assembly protein SufB, whose product MSSEDLQDTNTEKRFEFKKEEKSAFEAEKGLTEETIRVISEDKDEPEWMLERRLRALEQFKEMPMPDDWPAAPDLSEVDVDQIVPYIRPDIETRGGVDDWNDLPEEIQDTFDKLGIPEAEKNALSGVGAQYESEIVYQNMQERWEEKGVIFCDMDKAVQEHPEIVREYFMTKAVPPSDNKFAALHGAIWSGGSFVYVPEDTTVDMPVQAYFRMNSDGMGQFEHTLIVAEEGSEVHYIEGCSAPKYSEFNLHSGGVEVFVKEGAHVQYSTVQNWSKNTYNLNTKRAIAEADATMEWVSGSMGSKATMLYPSTVLKGPGATDNHITIAFAGEGQDIDTGAKVYHNAPDTKSTIESKSISKDGGRTNYRGLVHMADGATDSSTSVECDALMFDNDSTSDTMPYMEIQEQNVDVAHEATVGKIGDEDVFYLQSRGLDDDDAKQMIVAGFIEPITEELPIEYAVELNRLIELEMEGSLG is encoded by the coding sequence ATGAGTTCAGAGGACCTACAGGACACCAACACCGAGAAGCGGTTCGAGTTTAAGAAGGAGGAGAAGTCCGCCTTCGAAGCCGAGAAGGGGCTGACCGAGGAGACGATCCGGGTCATCTCCGAGGACAAGGACGAGCCGGAGTGGATGCTCGAGCGTCGCCTTCGCGCGCTCGAGCAGTTCAAGGAGATGCCGATGCCCGACGACTGGCCGGCCGCGCCCGACCTCTCGGAAGTCGACGTCGACCAGATCGTCCCCTACATCCGCCCGGACATCGAGACCCGCGGCGGCGTAGACGACTGGAACGACCTCCCCGAGGAGATCCAGGACACCTTCGACAAGCTGGGCATCCCCGAGGCCGAGAAGAACGCCCTCTCCGGTGTGGGTGCACAGTACGAGTCGGAGATCGTCTACCAGAACATGCAGGAGCGCTGGGAGGAGAAGGGCGTCATCTTCTGTGACATGGACAAGGCCGTCCAGGAGCACCCGGAGATCGTTCGGGAGTACTTCATGACGAAGGCCGTGCCCCCGAGCGACAACAAGTTCGCGGCGCTGCACGGCGCCATCTGGTCGGGCGGCTCCTTCGTCTACGTCCCCGAGGACACCACCGTCGACATGCCCGTCCAGGCGTACTTCCGGATGAACTCAGACGGGATGGGCCAGTTCGAGCACACGCTGATCGTCGCCGAGGAAGGCTCCGAGGTCCACTACATCGAGGGCTGTTCGGCCCCGAAGTACTCGGAGTTCAACCTCCACTCCGGCGGCGTCGAGGTGTTCGTCAAGGAGGGTGCTCACGTCCAGTACTCCACCGTGCAGAACTGGTCGAAGAACACCTACAACCTCAACACGAAGCGGGCCATCGCCGAGGCCGACGCGACGATGGAGTGGGTCTCGGGCTCGATGGGCTCGAAGGCCACGATGCTGTACCCCTCCACCGTCCTCAAGGGCCCGGGCGCGACGGACAACCACATCACCATCGCCTTCGCCGGCGAGGGCCAGGACATCGACACCGGCGCGAAGGTCTACCACAACGCGCCCGACACGAAGTCGACCATCGAGTCCAAGTCCATCTCCAAGGACGGCGGCCGGACCAACTACCGCGGGCTGGTCCACATGGCCGACGGCGCGACGGACTCCTCGACGAGTGTGGAGTGTGACGCGCTGATGTTCGACAACGACTCGACGTCGGACACGATGCCGTACATGGAGATCCAGGAGCAGAACGTCGACGTCGCTCACGAGGCAACCGTCGGCAAGATCGGCGACGAGGACGTCTTCTACCTCCAGTCACGCGGGCTGGACGACGACGACGCAAAGCAGATGATCGTCGCCGGCTTCATCGAGCCGATCACGGAGGAACTGCCCATCGAGTACGCGGTCGAACTCAACCGCCTCATCGAACTCGAGATGGAGGGCTCGCTCGGATAA
- the sufD gene encoding Fe-S cluster assembly protein SufD has translation MSTQVHANLTEEQVTEISDQLGEPEWLLETRLEALDALGDLDMPEVIRTPGRDWTNLDALDYESFVDPLEFAQEKDRVDAEGVDVLAWTEALEAHGDLIEEQFGAVVDPQRDYLTALSTALFSAGTVVYVPEGVVADEVTIRTRMNSRALFNYTLVVAEDNASVTILERQSTGDDVAGERYYSGVVEATAGENASVQYGTLQDLSEETYNYQVKRGHAGRYGTVNWIEGNLGSRLTKTAVETRLVGESSESKIVGAFFGHGDQHFDLASRVWHENEHTTADLVTRGVLDDSARSVYEGVQNVGREAWDTNSYQRENTLMLSDDSEADASPKLIINNHDTEASHSATVGQVDKEDLFYMTSRSVPPQQATNMLVEGFFVPVLEEIEVEEFREDLEGRVAERLRQ, from the coding sequence ATGAGTACGCAGGTACACGCAAACCTCACAGAGGAGCAGGTAACGGAGATAAGCGACCAGCTCGGCGAGCCCGAGTGGCTGCTGGAGACGCGTCTCGAGGCCCTCGACGCTCTCGGGGACCTGGACATGCCCGAGGTCATCCGGACGCCCGGGCGCGACTGGACGAACCTCGACGCCCTGGACTACGAGTCCTTCGTCGACCCGCTGGAGTTCGCCCAGGAGAAAGACCGCGTCGACGCGGAGGGCGTCGACGTGCTGGCCTGGACGGAGGCACTGGAGGCACACGGCGACCTCATCGAGGAGCAGTTCGGCGCGGTCGTCGACCCCCAGCGGGACTACCTGACGGCGCTGTCGACGGCGCTCTTTTCGGCGGGGACCGTCGTCTACGTTCCCGAAGGCGTCGTCGCCGACGAGGTCACCATCCGCACGCGGATGAACTCCCGGGCGCTCTTTAATTACACGCTGGTCGTCGCCGAGGACAACGCCTCGGTGACGATCCTGGAGCGGCAGTCGACCGGCGACGACGTGGCGGGCGAGCGCTACTACAGCGGGGTCGTCGAGGCGACCGCCGGCGAGAACGCCAGCGTCCAGTACGGCACGCTGCAGGACCTCTCGGAGGAGACCTACAACTACCAGGTCAAGCGCGGTCACGCCGGCCGATACGGGACGGTCAACTGGATCGAGGGGAACCTCGGCTCCCGGCTGACCAAGACGGCCGTGGAGACGCGGCTGGTCGGCGAGTCCTCCGAGTCGAAGATCGTCGGCGCCTTCTTCGGGCACGGCGACCAGCACTTCGACCTGGCGAGCCGGGTCTGGCACGAGAACGAACACACGACCGCGGACCTCGTTACCCGGGGCGTGCTCGACGACAGCGCCCGCTCGGTCTACGAGGGCGTTCAGAACGTCGGCCGGGAGGCCTGGGACACCAACTCCTACCAGCGCGAGAACACCCTCATGCTGTCCGACGACAGCGAGGCAGACGCCTCCCCGAAGCTGATCATCAACAACCACGACACGGAGGCCAGCCACTCCGCCACCGTGGGCCAGGTCGACAAGGAGGACCTGTTCTACATGACCTCCCGGTCGGTCCCGCCACAGCAGGCGACGAACATGCTCGTCGAGGGCTTTTTCGTCCCCGTCCTCGAGGAGATCGAGGTCGAGGAGTTCCGCGAGGACCTGGAGGGCCGGGTCGCAGAGCGGCTCCGGCAGTAG
- a CDS encoding ferritin-like domain-containing protein — MSVQAVDSDHQLARLLQIGVVLEEVVEARAAKHADTADLDDEVRAFLREAAAESATHRDRLDELVAELEADTVAFDEVKQLVEARYESGEDFDGVLYDQLCNEETAYKFYADLIEAIEQSEATFTIDRERLLSELRAIQREEEDGVEEVTRLMEGRSP, encoded by the coding sequence ATGAGCGTCCAGGCGGTGGACTCCGACCACCAGCTCGCCCGGTTGCTCCAGATCGGCGTCGTGCTGGAGGAGGTCGTGGAGGCCCGCGCCGCGAAGCACGCCGACACGGCCGACCTGGACGACGAGGTCCGGGCCTTCCTCCGGGAGGCGGCCGCGGAGTCGGCGACCCACCGCGACCGGCTCGACGAGCTGGTCGCCGAACTCGAGGCCGACACCGTCGCCTTCGACGAGGTCAAACAGCTTGTGGAGGCCCGCTACGAGTCGGGCGAGGACTTCGACGGCGTGCTCTACGACCAGCTCTGTAACGAGGAGACCGCCTACAAGTTCTACGCGGACCTGATCGAGGCCATCGAACAGTCCGAGGCGACCTTCACCATCGACCGCGAGCGGTTGCTCTCGGAGCTGCGGGCCATCCAGCGCGAGGAGGAGGACGGCGTCGAGGAAGTGACCCGGCTCATGGAGGGCCGATCCCCATGA
- a CDS encoding metal-dependent transcriptional regulator: MNSADQYLKAIYLVQEMEDGPASTGAVADMLDVSPASANEMIGKLEEQELCAHEKYKGVDLTEAGIRRARDALQNYCIIERFLLEVLEVEDFRAEARQLEPVIDETVAERLDTIIDRQPQCPDCFDAEADVCSLLAHAEGVDIEEVDAAD; encoded by the coding sequence ATGAACAGCGCCGACCAGTATCTCAAGGCGATCTACCTGGTCCAGGAGATGGAGGACGGGCCGGCTTCGACCGGCGCCGTCGCGGACATGCTGGACGTGAGCCCGGCCAGCGCCAACGAGATGATCGGCAAACTCGAGGAACAGGAGCTCTGTGCCCACGAGAAGTACAAGGGGGTTGACCTGACCGAGGCGGGGATCAGGCGAGCCCGCGACGCCCTCCAGAACTACTGCATCATCGAGCGGTTCCTGCTCGAGGTGCTGGAGGTCGAGGACTTCCGGGCGGAGGCCCGCCAGCTCGAGCCAGTGATCGACGAGACCGTCGCCGAGCGCCTCGACACCATCATCGACCGACAGCCCCAGTGTCCGGACTGCTTCGACGCCGAGGCCGACGTCTGTAGCCTGCTGGCCCACGCGGAAGGCGTCGACATCGAGGAGGTCGACGCGGCCGACTGA